In Calothrix sp. PCC 7507, one DNA window encodes the following:
- a CDS encoding response regulator, with protein MIAVPLSKTIHILLVDDNPNNLKVLSEAIQGCGWKALMATDGESAIEQTEYARPDLILLDVMMAGIDGFETCRRLKTNPITQNIPVIFMTALADSTDKVAGLEIGAVDYITKPFQHEEVIARLKLHLKISHLTRTLEERVQERTAELTQSLQELQQTQLQLIQSEKMSTLGQLVAGIGHEINNPVGFVGGNLSYIEEHTNNLLRLVNLQQQKLSQPDPEIEELVEEIDLEYLAEDLPQLLSSMHQGITRLKDISLSLRTFARADIASKVEYQIHEGIDSTLMLLKHRLIGKGERPKIQVVTQYSQLPAISCYPGQLNQVFMNIIANAIDAFDELNQNHSEPDIAAYPNIITITTSVDPQRQTVTICIQDNGPGMLAEVQARIFEQFFTTKSVGKGTGLGLAISYQIIVDKHNGQINCLSTPGEGTKFIITLPM; from the coding sequence ATGATCGCTGTTCCTCTCTCGAAAACCATACATATTCTGTTGGTGGATGACAATCCAAACAATCTCAAGGTGCTATCTGAGGCGATTCAGGGGTGTGGCTGGAAAGCCCTCATGGCAACAGATGGAGAGTCAGCGATCGAACAAACAGAATATGCCCGTCCCGATCTGATTCTCTTGGATGTGATGATGGCAGGTATTGATGGATTTGAAACTTGTCGCAGGCTAAAAACCAATCCCATCACTCAGAATATTCCGGTGATTTTCATGACTGCCCTTGCTGATTCTACAGACAAAGTGGCGGGATTAGAAATTGGTGCAGTTGACTACATTACCAAACCCTTCCAACATGAAGAAGTCATTGCCCGTTTAAAGTTACACCTAAAAATTTCTCATCTCACCCGCACATTAGAAGAACGTGTGCAAGAGCGCACCGCAGAACTCACTCAATCTCTACAGGAGTTACAACAAACCCAACTACAACTAATCCAAAGTGAGAAAATGTCCACTTTAGGGCAGTTGGTTGCAGGTATTGGTCATGAGATTAATAATCCAGTTGGTTTTGTTGGCGGAAATTTATCCTATATTGAGGAACATACAAATAATCTGCTGCGCTTAGTTAATCTCCAACAACAGAAGCTATCGCAGCCAGACCCGGAAATTGAAGAGCTTGTTGAAGAAATTGACTTGGAGTATCTGGCAGAGGATCTGCCGCAACTACTGTCATCAATGCACCAGGGAATTACCCGCCTTAAAGATATCAGCCTCTCTCTGAGAACTTTTGCTCGTGCAGATATTGCATCTAAGGTAGAATATCAGATTCACGAAGGAATCGATAGCACCTTAATGCTATTGAAACATCGACTTATAGGCAAGGGAGAGCGACCTAAAATCCAGGTTGTCACACAATACAGTCAGCTACCTGCAATCAGTTGCTATCCCGGACAACTAAACCAGGTGTTCATGAATATCATCGCCAATGCCATTGATGCATTCGATGAACTCAATCAAAACCACTCTGAGCCAGATATTGCTGCTTACCCAAACATCATCACCATTACTACATCGGTTGATCCTCAGCGGCAAACCGTCACAATTTGTATTCAAGATAACGGACCAGGTATGCTTGCTGAGGTGCAAGCTAGAATTTTTGAGCAATTTTTTACGACCAAGTCCGTGGGTAAGGGGACCGGGCTGGGATTAGCGATCAGCTACCAAATCATTGTTGATAAACACAATGGACAAATTAACTGTTTATCGACGCCTGGTGAGGGGACAAAGTTTATTATTACTCTGCCCATGTAA